One Oncorhynchus masou masou isolate Uvic2021 chromosome 27, UVic_Omas_1.1, whole genome shotgun sequence genomic window carries:
- the LOC135515590 gene encoding large ribosomal subunit protein eL20, giving the protein MKASGTLREYKVVGRLLPSVKNPTPPLYRMRIFAPNHVVAKSRFWYFVSQLRKMKKANGETVYCGLVHEKTPLKVKNFGIWLRYDSRSGTHNMYREYRDLTTSAAVTQCYRDMGARHRARAHSIHIMKVQEIAANKCRRPAIKQFHDSKIKFPLPHRVLRRQHKPRFTTKRPNTFF; this is encoded by the exons ATGAAGGCGTCTGGCACA CTTAGGGAGTACAAAGTCGTTGGGCGCCTCCTGCCCTCGGTTAAgaaccccacccctcctctctaccgcATGAGGATCTTCGCTCCTAACCATGTGGTGGCCAAGTCTCGCTTCTGGTACTTTGTCTCCCAGCTGAGGAAGATGAAGAAGGCCAACGGAGAGACAGTCTACTGTGGTCTG GTGCACGAGAAGACTCCCCTGAAGGTGAAGAACTTTGGCATCTGGTTGCGTTACGACTCCCGTAGCGGAACCCACAACATGTACCGAGAATACAGAGACCTGACCACCTCTGCAGCCGTCACCCAATGCT ATCGTGATATGGGCGCTCGCCATCGTGCCCGTGCTCACTCCATCCACATCATGAAGGTCCAGGAGATCGCTGCCAATAAATGCCGCAGACCTGCAATCAAGCAGTTCCAC GACTCCAAGATCAAGTTCCCCCTGCCCCACAGGGTCCTGCGTCGTCAACACAAGCCCCGCTTCACCACCAAGAGACCAAACACCTTCTTCTAA